A single region of the Malaclemys terrapin pileata isolate rMalTer1 chromosome 4, rMalTer1.hap1, whole genome shotgun sequence genome encodes:
- the TMX1 gene encoding thioredoxin-related transmembrane protein 1, giving the protein MAASVRRCAVAWLVPAAGLLALLAGPGALGKRSEVTVLTDGTWRQLLQGEWMIEFYAPWCPACQNLQPEWEKFAEWGEDLEINIAKVDVTEQPGLSGRFVITALPTIYHCKDGEFRRYQGQRTKNDFISFISDQEWKSVEPVSSWFGPCSVLMSSMSALFQLSMWIRNCHNYFTENVGMPVWGSYAIFALATLFSGLILGLIMVFLADCLCPSKRHRPQQHHYQKKLAPESARLLKKLDEEQEADEEDLSDDEAEDKELADRNSSTNAVRQRPVNLAAATDKS; this is encoded by the exons ATGGCGGCCTCCGTGAGGCGCTGCGCCGTGGCCTGGCTGGTCCCCGCCGCGGGGCTGCTGGCGCTGCTGGCCGGCCCGGGGGCGCTGGGGAAGCGGAGCGAAGTGACGGTGCTGACGGACGGGACGTGGCGGCAGCTGCTGCAGGGCGAGTGGATGATTGAATT ttatgCTCCCTGGTGTCCTGCCTGTCAGAACCTGCAGCCTGAATGGGAAAAGTTTGCTGAATGGGGGGAAGATCTTGAAATTAACATTGCAAAAGTGGATGTCACAGAACAGCCAG GTCTGAGTGGGCGATTTGTCATAACAGCACTTCCCACTATCTATCA TTGTAAAGATGGAGAGTTTAGGAGGTACCAGGGCCAAAGAACTAAAAACGACTTCATAAGTTTCATCAGTGACCAAGAATGGAAGTCTGTTGAACCAGTTTCTTCTTGGTTTGGTCCTTGCTCTGTCCT gatgagCAGTATGTCTGCTTTGTTTCAGTTGTCCATGTGGATCAGG AATTGCCACAACTATTTTACAGAAAATGTTGGTATGCCAGTTTGGGGATCATATGCTATTTTTGCATTGGCAACTCTGTTTTCAGGACTGATACTTGGACTT ATCATGGTATTTTTAGCAGACTGTCTCTGTCCATCCAAAAGGCACAGACCGCAGCAGCACCACTATCAAA AAAAATTAGCACCAGAATCAGCCCGGCTCTTGAAAAAACTGGATGAAGAACAAGAAGCAGATGAGGAGGATCTTTCAGATGATGAAGCAGAGGATAAAGAGTTAGCAGACAGAAACTCTTCAACAAATGCTGTAAGACAGCGTCCTGTGAACCTTGCTGCTGCCACAGATAAATCCTAG